A genomic segment from Clostridium pasteurianum BC1 encodes:
- the dmpI gene encoding 4-oxalocrotonate tautomerase DmpI, translating to MPVIKLEVGKISNEQKSQLVKEFTATVVKVTKAAQQGVYVFIKENEKENIGIGGQLLSDK from the coding sequence ATGCCAGTAATAAAATTAGAAGTTGGGAAAATAAGTAATGAACAAAAGAGCCAATTAGTAAAAGAATTTACAGCAACAGTTGTTAAAGTTACAAAAGCTGCACAACAAGGAGTTTATGTTTTTATAAAAGAAAATGAAAAAGAAAATATCGGTATAGGGGGACAACTACTATCTGATAAATAA
- a CDS encoding tyrosine-type recombinase/integrase, translating to MIVEPIKDKKKIEALLTYLKGKNERDWIMAKFQLNTGLRISDVVKVKVSDILTENFNFKDYFVLQEQKTNKEKKIKLNDSIKKALNSYIKQNKLGYDNYIFRSRKGLNGHITVTQAYRVLKEAAVSIAIEDFGTHSLRKTWGYWTYKASRYNIGLIMDTFNHSSQKITLRYIGIDQVAKDELYSLVQF from the coding sequence ATGATAGTGGAACCCATAAAAGATAAAAAGAAGATAGAAGCTTTACTTACTTACCTAAAAGGAAAAAATGAAAGGGACTGGATCATGGCTAAGTTCCAATTGAATACTGGACTTAGAATAAGTGATGTGGTTAAGGTGAAGGTAAGTGATATTTTAACTGAAAACTTTAATTTCAAAGATTATTTTGTGCTGCAGGAGCAAAAAACAAATAAAGAAAAGAAGATAAAGCTAAATGACAGCATTAAAAAAGCTTTAAATTCCTATATAAAACAAAATAAGCTTGGATACGATAATTATATCTTTAGAAGTAGAAAAGGTCTAAATGGGCATATAACTGTCACACAAGCCTATAGAGTATTAAAAGAGGCAGCTGTAAGCATTGCTATAGAAGATTTTGGTACCCATTCTTTACGGAAGACCTGGGGTTATTGGACCTACAAAGCAAGTAGATATAATATAGGTTTAATAATGGACACGTTCAATCACAGCAGCCAGAAAATCACATTAAGATACATAGGAATAGATCAGGTGGCTAAGGATGAGCTTTATAGCTTAGTTCAATTTTAA
- the dmpI gene encoding 4-oxalocrotonate tautomerase DmpI, whose protein sequence is MPVIRITMGKKNNVEMKKMLIEKLTSVAVEVTKAPTSVFTVFIEEVEHENMGIGGQPVIKVIMGKANVGMKKMLIEKLTSAAVEVTKAPASVFTVLIEELENDNMGVGGQTLAEIHHNK, encoded by the coding sequence ATGCCAGTAATTAGAATTACAATGGGAAAAAAAAATAATGTTGAAATGAAAAAAATGTTGATTGAGAAATTAACTTCTGTAGCAGTTGAGGTTACAAAAGCTCCTACGAGTGTTTTTACTGTCTTTATTGAAGAGGTTGAGCATGAAAATATGGGTATCGGTGGTCAGCCAGTAATTAAAGTTATAATGGGAAAAGCTAATGTTGGAATGAAAAAGATGTTGATTGAGAAATTAACTTCTGCAGCAGTTGAGGTTACAAAAGCTCCTGCGAGTGTTTTTACTGTCCTTATTGAAGAGCTTGAGAATGACAATATGGGTGTCGGTGGTCAGACGTTAGCTGAAATACACCACAATAAATAG
- a CDS encoding DUF4158 domain-containing protein — MILNRRELLTEQQREEFIGIPFEKDEHQMSVFYMLSIDDIEIINKHRRDFNKLGFALQLALLRYPGCSISNMRNIPYSVVKYIADQLDLEPEVFNLYAERDTTKREHLEEICIEYGYRNFSKDEDKFLFEEILNYAMENENSTFLIKKALEILKKARIIFPAMITIESIVWFARENADNITFKCLTENMPLAQKNLLDTILTPMEDMVTTYLSWIKSAPLNPSSKTFKEIIERVNYIKSLELNIDIKSIHPNKLRYLSRLGYKYDAYALRRFEEIKRYSIMAVFLTDLNGELIDQAIQVHSKLMISLHSKGLKLRDELNVKSSKSANEIMHLHVKLVKAIDTALSEKRDISKELGNLGEWAIFKESAYSAEKIIRPLNNDYLDLLDSSFGNLRKYSPILFKNLDFHPSNNSTSLINAVNVIKDMNDNNKRKIPDDAPIDFISKRWKNHVCNEDGTINKRYYEMAVLTELNNAIHAGDIWISDSKRHKNINEYLISDEDYLLKK, encoded by the coding sequence ATGATTTTAAATAGAAGAGAGTTGCTTACTGAGCAGCAAAGAGAAGAATTTATAGGTATTCCATTTGAAAAAGATGAGCATCAAATGAGTGTGTTTTATATGCTATCAATTGATGATATTGAAATAATAAACAAACACAGAAGAGATTTTAATAAATTAGGATTTGCTCTGCAGTTGGCATTACTTAGATATCCAGGTTGTTCTATATCCAACATGAGAAATATTCCTTATTCAGTTGTTAAATATATTGCAGATCAATTAGATCTAGAGCCTGAGGTATTTAATTTGTATGCTGAAAGGGATACTACAAAAAGAGAACACCTAGAAGAAATATGCATTGAATATGGATATAGAAATTTCTCAAAGGATGAAGATAAATTTTTATTTGAGGAGATCTTAAATTATGCTATGGAAAATGAGAATTCAACTTTTCTCATAAAAAAGGCTTTAGAAATATTAAAGAAGGCTAGAATAATATTCCCTGCTATGATAACTATAGAAAGTATTGTTTGGTTTGCTCGTGAGAATGCTGATAACATTACATTTAAATGTTTAACGGAGAACATGCCATTAGCTCAAAAAAATCTTCTAGATACTATATTAACGCCAATGGAAGATATGGTAACAACATATTTATCATGGATAAAAAGTGCTCCATTAAATCCTTCGTCCAAAACATTTAAAGAAATAATAGAAAGAGTAAACTATATAAAAAGTCTTGAACTAAATATTGATATAAAATCAATACATCCGAACAAATTACGCTATTTATCAAGACTTGGGTATAAATATGATGCCTATGCATTACGTCGTTTTGAAGAAATTAAGAGATATTCAATAATGGCAGTTTTTCTAACTGATCTCAATGGAGAGTTAATTGATCAAGCTATTCAAGTACACTCAAAGCTTATGATTTCACTACATTCTAAAGGATTAAAACTTAGAGATGAACTGAATGTAAAAAGTTCAAAATCTGCAAATGAAATAATGCATCTTCATGTTAAACTTGTAAAAGCTATAGATACCGCACTTTCAGAAAAGAGAGATATTTCAAAAGAGTTAGGAAATTTAGGGGAGTGGGCAATTTTTAAAGAATCTGCATATAGTGCTGAAAAAATTATACGCCCCTTAAATAATGATTATCTTGATTTGCTAGATAGCAGTTTCGGAAATTTAAGAAAATATTCGCCAATTCTTTTTAAAAATTTAGATTTTCATCCATCAAATAATTCTACATCCTTAATAAATGCTGTTAATGTCATAAAAGATATGAATGATAACAACAAACGTAAAATTCCTGACGATGCTCCTATAGATTTTATCTCGAAGCGTTGGAAAAATCATGTATGTAATGAAGATGGCACAATAAATAAACGCTATTATGAAATGGCAGTCCTTACAGAATTAAATAATGCAATTCATGCAGGTGACATATGGATTAGTGATAGTAAGCGCCATAAGAATATAAATGAATATCTTATTAGCGATGAAGACTACCTGCTTAAAAAATGA
- a CDS encoding Rrf2 family transcriptional regulator produces the protein MLLILFNLNVLLKKAGLVKVNAGLGGVHLLKSIENITLFDVYKAVDVVEDGHLFQIHKDTDQECIVG, from the coding sequence ATGCTTTTGATATTATTCAATTTAAATGTTTTGTTAAAAAAGGCAGGGTTAGTTAAGGTAAACGCAGGCCTTGGTGGTGTACATCTTTTAAAATCCATAGAAAATATAACTTTATTTGATGTATATAAGGCTGTAGATGTAGTGGAAGATGGACATCTTTTTCAAATACATAAGGATACAGATCAAGAGTGTATTGTGGGATGA
- a CDS encoding NADPH-dependent F420 reductase, with product MKIGIIGSGNIGTAVGKKVVEAGHELIISNSRGPETLAEKITEIGLKATAGTVLEASKQEVVVLAVRWEKISEAVKGLPNWKNRIVIDVTNQSPELIIAEETLTSSEVVSKALPGARVIKAFSTLYAEFIDGEVNGGKRVLFYAGDDLEAKSIVKGLFDQMGFYPVDLGSLAIGGKMMQFVGGPLSGEHFIQIEE from the coding sequence ATGAAAATAGGTATTATAGGTTCAGGAAATATAGGCACTGCAGTGGGCAAGAAAGTAGTCGAAGCAGGACATGAATTGATTATTAGTAACAGTAGAGGACCTGAAACATTAGCGGAAAAGATTACTGAAATTGGATTGAAGGCTACAGCTGGAACAGTTTTGGAAGCTTCTAAGCAAGAGGTGGTTGTACTAGCAGTACGATGGGAAAAAATATCTGAGGCTGTAAAGGGATTGCCTAATTGGAAAAATAGAATTGTTATTGATGTTACAAATCAATCTCCTGAACTAATAATTGCAGAAGAGACACTAACATCCAGTGAGGTGGTATCAAAAGCTCTACCGGGTGCCAGGGTAATTAAAGCTTTTAGTACACTATACGCAGAATTTATAGACGGAGAAGTTAACGGTGGCAAACGTGTTCTATTTTATGCTGGAGATGATCTAGAAGCAAAATCCATAGTTAAAGGATTATTCGACCAAATGGGATTTTACCCTGTTGATCTAGGATCTCTTGCAATTGGAGGTAAAATGATGCAATTTGTGGGGGGACCACTTTCTGGAGAGCATTTTATACAAATTGAAGAGTAG
- a CDS encoding Rrf2 family transcriptional regulator, whose translation MKISSRFSVAVHMLSMLDIGKDIVFTSEVIAISVNTNPVVIRRVTGMLKKAGLVSVNAGGGGANLLKPVENITLLDVYKAVEVVKEGQLFKIHEDSDPNCTVGSKIHFVLEEVLHRTETAMEMELKNVTIADIVEDILKLNRDCKQKNI comes from the coding sequence ATGAAAATAAGTAGTAGGTTTTCTGTTGCAGTCCACATGTTATCCATGTTGGATATTGGCAAAGATATAGTTTTTACTTCAGAAGTTATCGCTATCAGTGTAAACACAAATCCTGTAGTTATTCGGAGAGTTACAGGAATGTTAAAAAAAGCTGGATTAGTTAGTGTTAATGCAGGTGGTGGTGGAGCTAATCTTTTGAAGCCAGTAGAAAATATAACTTTATTAGATGTATATAAAGCAGTTGAGGTTGTTAAAGAAGGGCAACTATTTAAGATACATGAAGATTCCGATCCCAACTGTACAGTAGGATCAAAAATTCATTTTGTTCTTGAGGAAGTTTTACATCGTACAGAGACAGCTATGGAGATGGAACTCAAGAATGTTACAATAGCAGATATAGTTGAAGATATATTAAAATTAAATAGAGACTGCAAACAAAAAAACATCTAG
- a CDS encoding Tn3 family transposase, with translation MNILLAMKTTCLKNEAGISVSLSIDDYLKERQETLLDKLQYVSKNSKNLEDVSIEGGKISLKKLEKNVSEESEKFNSMIYGMIPKISLPELLLEVSEWTNFEQHLTHASTDKPPKNEEIPILMAAIMALGTNIGVQKMADSTSDITYAQMANISEWRLHDDALKKAQATLVNYQHHLDLAQYFGDGTSSSSDGMRVEVGVSSIYADKNPHYGIGKGLTMYRHVSDQYSAFNINVITTNSRDSLYLLDGILGHESELQIEEHYTDTAGYTDQIFGLFHLFGIRFAPRIRDLSECVLFSFNDTEEFYKTIKDIVKGRINVKSITDDYESVLKLAHSIFIGKVSASLILEKLGSYSRKNSMAKALREMGKIEKTIFILEYISDKNFRRRIQRGLNKGETMNALARAIFFGKFGEFRRRALQEQLQSASALNIIINAITIWNCVYLNKAVDHLKQNGGFDESLLNNISPLGWKHINFLGEYKFDLNQNGHLKELNL, from the coding sequence ATGAATATCTTATTAGCGATGAAGACTACCTGCTTAAAAAATGAAGCAGGTATTTCTGTAAGTTTATCAATAGATGATTATTTAAAAGAACGACAAGAAACTTTATTAGACAAGTTACAATATGTATCAAAAAACTCGAAAAATCTTGAAGATGTAAGTATTGAGGGCGGTAAAATCTCATTGAAAAAATTAGAAAAAAATGTTTCAGAAGAATCTGAAAAGTTTAATTCCATGATTTATGGAATGATTCCTAAAATAAGTCTTCCTGAATTACTTTTAGAAGTTTCAGAATGGACTAATTTTGAACAACATTTAACCCATGCATCTACAGATAAGCCTCCTAAGAATGAGGAAATTCCTATATTGATGGCCGCAATAATGGCACTTGGTACAAATATAGGAGTTCAGAAAATGGCAGATTCAACATCAGATATTACCTATGCTCAAATGGCAAATATATCAGAATGGAGACTCCATGATGATGCTTTAAAAAAAGCTCAAGCCACTCTTGTGAACTATCAACACCATCTTGACCTAGCTCAGTACTTTGGAGATGGCACAAGTTCATCCTCAGATGGTATGCGTGTTGAAGTTGGAGTTTCCTCAATTTACGCTGATAAGAATCCACACTATGGAATAGGGAAAGGACTTACTATGTATCGTCATGTAAGTGATCAATATTCTGCTTTTAATATAAATGTAATTACTACTAATTCAAGGGATTCTCTATACTTGCTTGATGGTATATTGGGACACGAATCTGAACTTCAAATAGAAGAACATTATACTGATACAGCTGGATATACAGACCAAATATTCGGATTATTTCATTTATTTGGAATTAGATTTGCTCCAAGAATAAGAGATTTATCAGAATGCGTTTTGTTTTCATTTAATGATACTGAGGAATTCTATAAAACTATTAAAGATATTGTTAAAGGCCGTATAAATGTTAAATCAATAACTGATGATTATGAATCTGTATTAAAATTAGCACATTCAATATTTATAGGTAAAGTTTCAGCATCCTTAATCTTAGAAAAACTAGGCTCTTACTCAAGAAAAAATAGTATGGCAAAAGCATTAAGGGAAATGGGTAAAATAGAAAAAACAATATTTATATTGGAATATATATCTGATAAAAACTTTAGAAGACGCATTCAAAGAGGATTAAATAAAGGTGAAACTATGAATGCATTGGCAAGAGCTATTTTCTTTGGTAAATTTGGAGAATTTAGAAGAAGAGCTTTACAAGAGCAACTGCAAAGTGCTAGTGCCTTAAATATTATAATTAATGCAATAACAATTTGGAATTGTGTTTATTTAAACAAAGCTGTTGATCATCTAAAGCAGAATGGTGGATTTGACGAAAGTCTCTTAAATAATATATCACCACTTGGATGGAAACATATAAATTTTTTAGGAGAGTATAAATTTGATTTAAATCAAAACGGACATTTAAAAGAGTTAAATCTTTAA